In Vicinamibacteria bacterium, a single genomic region encodes these proteins:
- a CDS encoding glycosyltransferase has translation MSVAEVYSQSVSTASASRPSVKGKFLFTGDEKTYVRGVTYGAFRPDAEGNEYRDLEAIERDFVQMASYGVNAVRIPHTMPPASLLDVALRCGLRVMVGLSAEQYVGYLIDGNKNGNPDIEAVVRAKVQASAGHPALLCYAIGNEIQAPVVRWLGRRRVETYLERVYEVVKEQDPEGLVTYVNYPTTEYLQLPFLDLVCFNVYLESRPDLRAYLARLQNIAGDRPLIMSEVGLDSRRNGETTQASVLDWQVRASFEAGCAGVFIFSWTDEWFRAGADVDDWEFGLTDRQRRPKPALATVRHAFDSVPCVAERATPRISVVVCSYNGGRTIRECCEGLRKLDYPNFEVIVIDDGSTDATAAIAREYGFFVISTENRGLSKARNTGLELATGEIVAYIDDDAYPDPHWLTYLAETFSTTSHVGVGGPNITPLDDGPVAQCVANSPGNPTHVLLTDEEAEHLPGCNMAFRREALAAIGGFDPYFRVAGDDVDVCWRLRDRGWTLGFSPSAMVWHHRRGSVRAYLKQQRGYGRAEGLLERKWPERHNTLGHRGWEGRMYGAGLTRPLPILSPVIYQGVWGNAPFQSLYEQTPTTLLSLPLMPEWYEGVFLLLGLSLLGLLWKPLLLALPLFLLSVGALLIQATTSA, from the coding sequence ATGAGTGTCGCTGAAGTTTACTCGCAGTCTGTCTCTACTGCGTCGGCAAGCCGACCGAGCGTCAAAGGCAAGTTTCTCTTCACCGGGGACGAGAAGACGTACGTGAGGGGAGTCACCTACGGAGCGTTTCGTCCCGACGCGGAAGGAAACGAGTATCGAGATCTCGAAGCCATCGAGCGGGACTTCGTACAGATGGCCTCGTACGGGGTCAACGCCGTGCGTATCCCGCACACGATGCCACCGGCGTCGCTCCTCGACGTCGCTCTCCGGTGCGGCCTCCGCGTCATGGTGGGCCTGTCGGCAGAGCAGTACGTCGGCTACCTGATCGACGGGAACAAGAACGGCAACCCCGATATCGAGGCGGTCGTGCGTGCCAAAGTGCAAGCCTCCGCCGGACACCCGGCGCTACTCTGCTACGCAATCGGAAACGAGATCCAGGCGCCAGTGGTCCGCTGGCTGGGCCGTCGTCGCGTCGAGACCTACCTGGAACGAGTGTACGAGGTGGTTAAAGAGCAGGATCCCGAGGGACTCGTCACTTACGTCAACTATCCGACCACGGAATACCTCCAGCTGCCGTTTCTCGACCTGGTCTGTTTCAACGTCTATCTCGAGTCCCGGCCCGACCTGAGAGCCTACCTCGCGCGGCTCCAGAACATTGCGGGCGATCGGCCGCTCATCATGAGCGAGGTCGGGCTGGACAGTCGGAGAAACGGGGAGACGACCCAGGCGAGCGTTCTCGATTGGCAAGTTCGCGCGTCCTTCGAAGCGGGCTGCGCCGGGGTCTTCATCTTTTCCTGGACCGACGAATGGTTCCGGGCCGGTGCGGACGTCGACGACTGGGAGTTCGGTCTCACCGACCGGCAACGAAGACCCAAGCCCGCTCTGGCGACGGTGCGCCACGCATTCGACTCGGTACCCTGCGTGGCGGAACGAGCGACGCCACGCATCTCGGTGGTCGTGTGCAGCTACAACGGCGGGCGAACCATTCGAGAGTGCTGCGAAGGCCTGCGAAAGCTCGATTACCCGAACTTCGAGGTCATCGTCATCGATGACGGGTCGACGGACGCGACGGCGGCCATCGCCCGCGAGTACGGCTTTTTCGTCATCAGCACCGAGAATCGCGGTCTGAGCAAAGCTCGGAACACAGGTTTGGAGCTGGCCACCGGCGAGATCGTGGCTTACATCGACGACGATGCCTACCCGGATCCGCACTGGCTCACCTACCTCGCCGAGACTTTCTCGACCACGAGCCACGTGGGTGTAGGAGGCCCCAACATCACTCCTCTCGATGACGGGCCCGTCGCCCAGTGCGTCGCGAACTCGCCGGGGAATCCGACTCACGTCTTGCTCACCGACGAGGAGGCCGAGCATCTTCCCGGGTGTAACATGGCTTTTCGCAGAGAGGCTCTCGCGGCCATCGGGGGATTCGATCCGTACTTCCGCGTAGCCGGAGACGACGTCGACGTGTGCTGGCGGTTGCGAGACCGCGGGTGGACTCTCGGGTTCTCTCCCTCCGCCATGGTGTGGCATCACCGTCGCGGTTCGGTGCGCGCGTACCTCAAGCAACAGCGCGGATACGGAAGGGCCGAAGGCCTTCTCGAACGAAAGTGGCCCGAAAGACACAACACGCTCGGGCACCGGGGATGGGAAGGTCGAATGTACGGCGCCGGCCTGACAAGGCCCCTCCCGATTCTGTCTCCCGTGATCTATCAGGGTGTCTGGGGCAACGCTCCGTTCCAATCGCTCTACGAGCAAACGCCGACGACGCTTCTGTCGCTGCCCTTGATGCCGGAGTGGTACGAGGGCGTCTTTTTGCTTCTCGGCCTCTCGCTTCTGGGGCTGCTCTGGAAGCCCTTGCTTCTCGCACTGCCCCTGTTCCTCCTGTCGGTGGGGGCGCTCCTAATCCAGGCAACCACGAGTGC